TCGAACTCCACGGCGCCAACGGCTACTTGATCTCACAGTTCCTCTCCTCCAACGCCAACCTGCGGACCGACCGCTACGGGGGTTCGCTCGCCAACCGCGTACGGTTCGCGGTCGAGGCGGTGGAGGCGACCATCGATGCCGTGGGTGCGGCGCGGACCGGCATCCGGCTCTCGCCGGGCGGGACGTTCTGGGGCGTCGAGGAGAAGGACGTACCGGAGCTCTACGCCGTACTCCTGGGGGAGTTGGCGCGGTTGGAGCCCGCCTATGTGCACCTGGAGGCGACCGTCGGGGACGAGATCCTGGTGAACCTGCGCCGCGCGTGGCCCGGCGCCCTGATCATGAACCCGGTGCTGCCGATGGGGGACCGGCGCGCCGAGCGCCCGGACGCGGACCGGTGGCTGGGGCTGGGCGCGGACCTCATCAGCTTCGGGCGGGCCTTCATCGCCAACCCCGATCTGGTGGAACGGCTGCGCGCGGGGCTGCCGCTCGCCGCGGAGGACGCGGCGACGTACTTCCAGGGGGGTGACGCGGGGTACGTCACGTATCCGGCGTACCAGCACGTGGGGTGAGGCCGAGGGGGGCCAGGAGGAAGTCCGGCCCCCGGCCCTCTTCCGGCTGTGACGTGTGCGCGTCAGAATCCTAGGGCCTGCCCCCCACGGCCCTTGGAGGCGCCCCCATGTCCACCACCCCCGACTCCCCGGCGACGTCAGGTCTCCTGAGCACGCGCCGCGGCTTCCTGACCGGCGCCCTCGCCGTCTCCGCCACCGCGATCATCGGGGCCGCGCCCGCCGTCGCCGCGACACGCAAGGCCGTCCGGGGCACCCAGGACTGGATGGGCGGCCTGCCCGACTCCATCGAGCTGCGGCGTCTCACGATTCCGGGCACGCACGATTCGGGCGCCCGGTTCGGCGGGCCGTGGACGGAGTGCCAGAACACCACGATCGCCCAGCAGTTGCAGAGCGGCATCCGGTTCCTGGACGTACGGTGCCGGATCACCAGTGGGTCGTTCGCGATCCACCACGGGGCCGCGTTCCAGAACATGATGTTCGGCGATGTCCTCGTCGCCTGCCGGGACTTCCTGGCCTCACGGCCCAGCGAGACGGTGCTGATGCGGGTCAAGCAGGAGTACTCCTCCGAGAGCGACGCGGCGTTCCGGGCGGTCTTCGACGACTACCTCGACGGGCGGGGGTGGCGGTCGCTGTTCCGCCTGGACTCCACGCTCCCCTCGCTCGGCGGTGCCCGGGGCAAGGTCGTGCTGCTGGCCGACAACGGCGGGCTGCCCGGGGTGCGTTACGGCGATCAGGGTCTCTTCGACATCCAGGACGACTACATGGCGGAGCCGTTCGCCAAGTATCCGAAGATCGAGGCCCAGTTCCGCAAGGCGGCCCAGCAGCCCGGCAAGTTCTTCATGAACTACGTCTCCACCGCCGCCCTGATGCCGCCCCGCTGGAACGCCGACCGGCTCAACCCGCAGGTGCACTCGTTCCTGGAACGGTCCGAGACCGCCGGGTGGACGGGGCTCGGCATCGTCCCGATGGACTACCCGAACCAGCGGGGCGGGCTGGTGGAGTCGCTGATCCGGCACAACCCGGCGGGGTGAGGGGGCGGGCTTCCGGGGTGAGCCACATCCCGGAAGCTTCGCTTCTCTTTCGAATCATGCGGTGCTGGGTTCACTCTCAAAGGAGACAGAGCCATGCGCGGCACCGCGGAGGACCGCACGCTCCTGCCTGAGCACCGTGAGGAGACCGCCGGACTCCGGACCTTCCTCGACGGAGTTCC
This DNA window, taken from Streptomyces griseus subsp. griseus, encodes the following:
- a CDS encoding alkene reductase, with the translated sequence MTLVDSPFGTHSEARSDARSDTLFTGYRLGGLTLPNRVVMAPMTRVRAAAGGLATPSMATYYAQRATAGLIVSEGVQPSLIGQSNPGTPGLYTEEQVASWRPVTAAVHANGGRIFAQIMHGGRVSHPDTTGLVPVGPSAVPAVGEVFTPTGPQTAPMPRALDTAEVPEHARSYAEAARRAVDAGFDGVELHGANGYLISQFLSSNANLRTDRYGGSLANRVRFAVEAVEATIDAVGAARTGIRLSPGGTFWGVEEKDVPELYAVLLGELARLEPAYVHLEATVGDEILVNLRRAWPGALIMNPVLPMGDRRAERPDADRWLGLGADLISFGRAFIANPDLVERLRAGLPLAAEDAATYFQGGDAGYVTYPAYQHVG
- a CDS encoding phosphatidylinositol-specific phospholipase C is translated as MSTTPDSPATSGLLSTRRGFLTGALAVSATAIIGAAPAVAATRKAVRGTQDWMGGLPDSIELRRLTIPGTHDSGARFGGPWTECQNTTIAQQLQSGIRFLDVRCRITSGSFAIHHGAAFQNMMFGDVLVACRDFLASRPSETVLMRVKQEYSSESDAAFRAVFDDYLDGRGWRSLFRLDSTLPSLGGARGKVVLLADNGGLPGVRYGDQGLFDIQDDYMAEPFAKYPKIEAQFRKAAQQPGKFFMNYVSTAALMPPRWNADRLNPQVHSFLERSETAGWTGLGIVPMDYPNQRGGLVESLIRHNPAG